From Triticum aestivum cultivar Chinese Spring chromosome 4A, IWGSC CS RefSeq v2.1, whole genome shotgun sequence, a single genomic window includes:
- the LOC123086042 gene encoding ABC transporter F family member 5 isoform X2 yields MATMDVLSAKFLRSCLHPHAPFLPCPSLPSRRYRQPFSIYCRLSTSSPSSSSAATTSEGDANQDLSALLSDESTTAAPGAGSRTKRPNSGASSIPSGVRLENISKSYKGVTVLKDVSWEVQRGEKVGLVGVNGAGKTTQLRIIAGLEEPDGGNVVKAKENMKIAFLSQEFEVCASRTVREEFLSAFQEEMGVKTRLDQVQAALERATEDMDLMGRLLDELDLLQRQSQDVDLGMVDVKIQKLMPELGFVPEDADRLVASFSGGWKMRMSLGKILLQDPDLLLLDEPTNHVDLDTIEWLESYLKIQDVPMVIISHDRAFLDQCCTKIVETEFGVSKMYKGNYSEYVLAKAIWVETQRAAWEKQQKEIEHTRELISRLGAGASSGRASSEQKKLEKLEKEGLIEKPFQRKQLKIRFPERGRSGRTVLAINNLKFGFGDKILFNNANLIVERGEKIAIIGPNGCGKSTLLKLALGTEKPQEGEVILGEHNVLPNYFEQNQAEALDLEKTVLDTVAEAAEDWKIDDIKGLLGRCNFRDDMLNRKVRFLSGGEKARLSFCKFMVTPSTLLILDEPTNHLDIPSKEMLEEAISEYTGTVITVSHDRYFVKQIVNRVIEVKDQTIQDYQGDYNYYLERNLEARERELARAEELEEKAPKVKAKSKMSKAEKLARKKQKVQAFQQSKQKSKSMKNSKRWN; encoded by the exons ATGGCCACCATGGACGTCCTCTCCGCCAAGTTCCTCCGCTCCTGCCTCCACCCGCACGCCCCCTTTCTTCCCTGCCCATCCCTCCCGTCCCGACGCTACCGCCAGCCCTTCTCAATCTACTGCCGCCTCAGCACCtcctccccctcgtcctcctccgccgccaccacATCCGAGGGGGACGCAAACCAGGACCTTTCCGCCCTCCTCTCCGATGAATCCACCACCGCCGCGCCCGGCGCCGGTTCCAGGACGAAGCGGCCGAACAGCGGCGCGTCGAGCATCCCGTCCGGGGTGCGGCTGGAGAACATCTCCAAGTCTTACAAGGGAGTGACAGTCCTGAAGGACGTATCCTGGGAAGTGCAGCGTGGGGAGAAGGTGGGGCTCGTTGGCGTCAACGGCGCCGGCAAGACCACGCAACTCCGCATCATCGCCGGTCTCGAAGAGCCCGACGGCGGCAACGTCGTCAAGGCCAAGGAGAACATGAAGATCGCCTTCCTCAGCCAGGAGTTCGAAGTCTGCGCCTCCCGGACCGTCAGGGAGGAGTTTCTCAGCGCCTTCCAGGAGGAGATGGGCGTCAAGACCCGCCTCGACCAGGTGCAGGCGGCGCTTGAGCGAGCAACCGAGGACATGGACCTCATGGGGAGGCTCCTcgacgagctcgacctgctgcagCGGCAATCGCAGGACGTCGACCTGGGCATGGTGGATGTCAAGATTCAGAAGCTCATGCCCGAGCTCGGGTTTGTGCCGGAGGACGCTGACCGCCTTGTCGCATCCTTCAGCGGAGGCTGGAAGATGAGGATGTCGCTTGGCAAGATACTTCTTCAG GATCCTGATTTGCTTCTACTTGACGAGCCCACAAATCATGTCGATTTGGATACCATTGAGTGGCTGGAGAGCTACCTTAAGATCCAGGATGTACCAATGGTCATCATATCTCATGACAGGGCTTTCCTTGATCAGTGTTGTACAAAGATAGTGGAGACTGAATTTGGGGTGTCGAAAATGTACAAGGGTAACTATTCTGAATATGTTCTAGCAAAGGCGATTTGGGTGGAAACTCAACGTGCTGCATGGGAGAAGCAGCAGAAGGAGATTGAACATACAAGGGAACTGATAAGTCGGCTTGGGGCTGGAGCTAGCTCGGGGCGTGCTTCAAGTGAGCAAAAG AAATTGGAAAAGCTTGAGAAAGAAGGGTTGATTGAGAAACCTTTCCAAAGGAAGCAGTTAAAGATCAGGTTTCCTGAACGTGGGAGAAGCGGTAGAACTGTGTTAGCAATAAATAATCTCAAGTTTGGGTTTGGGGATAAG ATATTgttcaacaatgctaatctaatagTTGAGAGAGGCGAAAAGATAGCCATTATTGGCCCCAATGGATGTGGTAAGAGCACATTACTGAAACTTGCTTTGGGAACGGAGAAGCCACAAGAAGGTGAAGTCATTCTTGGGGAGCATAATGTCCTGCCTAACTACTTCGAGCAGAATCAG GCAGAAGCTCTTGATTTAGAGAAGACTGTACTGGACACTGTAGCTGAAGCTGCAGAGGATTGGAAAATTGATGATATCAAAGGTCTCCTTGGTCGTTGTAACTTTAGGGATGACATGCTGAATAGAAAGGTTCGGTTTCTAAGTGGTGGAGAGAAG GCGAGGCTTTCCTTTTGCAAGTTCATGGTGACTCCGTCTACTTTACTAATCTTGGATGAACCGACAAATCACCTCGATATTCCATCAAAGGAAATGCTTGAG GAGGCAATATCAGAATACACGGGCACTGTAATTACAGTTTCTCATGATCGGTATTTTGTAAAACAAATAGTTAACAGAGTCATTGAAGTGAAAGATCAAACTATCCAGGACTATCAAGGAGATTACAAT